The DNA segment GCCGGCCGCGGCAGCGGGTGAACCATCTTGCACCGCCGCGATCGGGCCCATCTGCATCACGATGCCCAGGCTATGGAGCGGCGTGGGGGCAAGGGTGACTGCGAGCTTTTCGGGCTCGGGGGGCGGATTGCCCGGCACATCGCGGCTTACGCTGAACGTGATTTGCTCGTCGGCGTGTTGAGCCAATAGGGCTTCGATTTGGACGCCGTTTTCGAGCGGATGATTTTCCGAATCGACACTAGCCGCCACGATCCAATCGCCCCCTTTCAAGGCTGGCTTGGCCTCGGCGGCGGGAGTGTCGGGAAACGTGGGCGATGCGGAATCGCTGACCAGCGCGAGTTGATTGCTGCTGGCCGGGGCGACGCCGATCACGCTCCGTCCTCCCTGTTCGGCTTTATGGGCATCGGTCGGGCGGACGGTGAGCTCGATTCGCTTTGGCTTGCCGTCTGCTTGAGCGTCATTCTGTGGGTTTATCGGCGGCCGATCGATCATGAGCCGCAGATCGTTGCCGGCGCCGGTGAACAACACGCCCATCATCAAATCGCTATCGAAGCGGAGATGCTGGCTCGGTTTGTCGTGGTTGAATTGGACGATGCGATCGCCGGGGCGGATGCCCTGCGTCCATGCCGGATCGCCGGGAATCGCTTCGCCGACGACGCAGGGGATATAGCTGACGCCCCAGCGATAGGCGACCGTGGCGAAGATCACGGCGAAGATCAGATTCATGATTACGCCGGCCGAGATAATGGCCATCCGTTGCGGCACGCTCTTGGCCATGTAGCTGCGTGGGTCGAATGCTTCGTGGTCTTCGGCGGTTGGCTCGTGGGGAATATCGCCCTGCAGGCCGGCGCCGGAATGCCGCTGCGCATCGGCCGATTTGTTTGCGGCAGCTTCCGCGGCGGCAATTTGCTCGGGAGTCGCCGATGCGGCCGTCTGCGCTGCCGCCGCGGATTTAGCCTTGGCCCGTTCGCGTTCTTCGGCGGCACTGGCCGGATTGTCGTCTTGGCCGAGCATTTTTACGTAGCCGCCGAGCGGCAAGACGCCGATGCCATATTCGGTTTCGCCCCATTGGACGCTCCACAGCTTCTTGCCGGCGATGTCGAAGCCGAGAAAGAATTTTTCGCATTTCACGCCGCACAGCTTGGCGACGACGAAGTGGCCCAATTCATGGACGAAGATCACGAAGCCCAACGCCACGGCGGCGCCAAGAATCGGCAGCACCCAATGGAGCGTGTCCATCAAGGTGCCCAGCA comes from the Pirellulales bacterium genome and includes:
- a CDS encoding site-2 protease family protein encodes the protein MDQPLFELTWGHFALLGTLMDTLHWVLPILGAAVALGFVIFVHELGHFVVAKLCGVKCEKFFLGFDIAGKKLWSVQWGETEYGIGVLPLGGYVKMLGQDDNPASAAEERERAKAKSAAAAQTAASATPEQIAAAEAAANKSADAQRHSGAGLQGDIPHEPTAEDHEAFDPRSYMAKSVPQRMAIISAGVIMNLIFAVIFATVAYRWGVSYIPCVVGEAIPGDPAWTQGIRPGDRIVQFNHDKPSQHLRFDSDLMMGVLFTGAGNDLRLMIDRPPINPQNDAQADGKPKRIELTVRPTDAHKAEQGGRSVIGVAPASSNQLALVSDSASPTFPDTPAAEAKPALKGGDWIVAASVDSENHPLENGVQIEALLAQHADEQITFSVSRDVPGNPPPEPEKLAVTLAPTPLHSLGIVMQMGPIAAVQDGSPAAAAGLRAGDVIESVGGKPVDDPLRLPDELAKLAGKPIAIEIRRTEAGHESKLTLHPTLRAPLDYNRIPSTLYNCDALGIAYPVSNVVAAVLPDASAGAKTLQPGDKILSAQFLPTDDEKKQFAEGPKFPTEPLKLTDGKLSWPDLAAAVQIFPTGVKVKLTYQRGEKGADQVATVNTISVPGAHFPGRGFLLQPMMEIRKTDSWTEAGRLGWRETKESVMQIVTTLRKVVSGGVSPNGLGGPGTIAVVAADSAKQGIPKLLIFLTLLSANLAVINFLPIPILDGGHMMFLLYEGIRGKPASERVQMYLTYLGLVFILTLMIFVIGLDISRLVHWIMSLF